A genomic segment from Polyangium mundeleinium encodes:
- a CDS encoding HEAT repeat domain-containing protein — translation MSTSPGGFTFSEAEKQRIEAIHALEAVGASSVPALVEMLADPSWTVRRKVVASLAAMGDVAVEPLCLALRERRDNEARIAATVDALSASTGSADPAVLGLANADSPAVLADAAQILGRRKSTAALRRLSELVSHPDDNVAVAAIEALGRIGGRRVVESLVRVVTGGNFFRTFPAIDVLGRSGDPRAVEPLADLLLDMRYMLEAARALGRTGNRAAVAPLVRLLARPGDAIVRAVALALAELRERHAELYGVVAPIDETLRRSVSVPATVRRFVQGLRGAGQAEQIAICAALSALGSDAAIPDLRAMLDGPSAVAAAAAAALLELGQSSDARVLDALRDGDGPRRLLLLPLVTSSAAMAEVVRCLGDEAPEVRAAACDTLARIGDPSAVRMLFPLLADPNGRVVHAASSAIQSLGSADTEALALEAARSEHPGVRRAALRILGYFGYDAALPVFLDALTDADARVREVAIAGLPYLDAPSALDALFALASGPDARARAAAVRALGQSTATPRVVACLMDALGDADAWVRYFACKSLGRLGNEASAPRIAALLDDEAGHVRVGAVEALAHLRGEVAVTALQKAAEERDPDVQRAALIGLGLTGRPELIPHLLAGLASPDAATRIVAVSAIAGLPSPEVLPALVRAAGDGDESVAATAMGILAQRPGVEATRALVGLYAANPAMTRAFTALCAPLPGRIEGILDALVTADDELSAQLASALARMRRESANEALLAALGLPNPAARKAAATTLAALGTWQAHAALEQAARVDPDPEVRRVCSLVVAQWAA, via the coding sequence ATGAGCACGTCTCCGGGGGGCTTCACGTTCTCGGAAGCGGAAAAGCAACGCATCGAGGCGATCCACGCGCTCGAGGCGGTGGGCGCGTCCAGCGTGCCGGCGCTCGTCGAGATGCTCGCCGACCCGAGCTGGACCGTCAGGCGCAAGGTGGTCGCCTCGCTCGCCGCGATGGGCGACGTCGCGGTGGAGCCGCTCTGCCTCGCCCTGCGCGAGCGACGCGACAACGAGGCGCGCATCGCGGCGACCGTCGACGCCCTCTCGGCCTCGACCGGGAGCGCCGACCCCGCGGTGCTCGGGCTCGCCAACGCCGACTCCCCCGCGGTCCTGGCGGACGCGGCGCAGATCCTCGGCCGTCGCAAGAGCACGGCCGCCCTGCGCAGGCTCTCCGAGCTTGTCTCGCATCCCGACGACAACGTGGCCGTCGCGGCGATCGAGGCGCTCGGGCGCATCGGGGGCAGGCGGGTGGTCGAGTCGCTCGTGCGGGTCGTGACAGGGGGCAACTTCTTCCGCACCTTCCCGGCCATCGACGTGCTCGGGCGCAGCGGCGATCCGCGCGCCGTGGAGCCGCTCGCCGATCTGCTGCTCGACATGCGGTACATGCTCGAAGCGGCGCGTGCGCTCGGCCGCACTGGCAACCGGGCCGCCGTCGCGCCGCTCGTGCGTCTGCTCGCGCGGCCCGGCGACGCGATCGTCCGCGCCGTGGCCCTCGCGCTCGCGGAGCTACGCGAGAGGCACGCGGAGCTCTACGGCGTGGTCGCGCCGATCGACGAGACGTTGCGCCGTTCGGTGTCCGTGCCGGCGACCGTGCGCCGGTTCGTCCAGGGCCTGCGCGGCGCGGGGCAGGCCGAGCAGATTGCGATCTGCGCGGCGCTTTCGGCGCTGGGGAGCGACGCCGCGATCCCGGATCTGCGGGCGATGCTCGATGGCCCGTCCGCCGTGGCGGCCGCGGCCGCCGCCGCGCTCCTCGAGCTGGGTCAGAGCTCGGATGCGCGCGTGCTCGATGCGCTGCGCGACGGCGACGGTCCTCGGCGGCTGCTCCTCCTGCCGCTCGTCACGAGCAGCGCCGCGATGGCGGAGGTGGTCCGCTGCCTTGGTGACGAGGCCCCCGAGGTGCGCGCCGCGGCGTGCGACACGCTCGCTCGAATCGGCGATCCTTCCGCGGTCCGCATGCTCTTTCCGCTCCTCGCGGACCCGAACGGCCGCGTCGTGCACGCGGCGAGCTCGGCGATCCAGTCGCTCGGCAGCGCGGACACCGAGGCGCTCGCGCTGGAGGCCGCTCGAAGCGAGCACCCCGGCGTCCGCCGGGCAGCGTTGCGCATCCTCGGTTATTTCGGTTATGACGCTGCATTGCCGGTGTTCCTCGACGCGCTGACCGATGCGGATGCGCGTGTTCGGGAGGTTGCCATCGCTGGGCTGCCCTACCTCGACGCGCCCTCGGCCCTCGACGCCCTGTTTGCGCTGGCGAGCGGGCCCGACGCGCGGGCGCGCGCCGCGGCCGTGCGCGCCCTGGGGCAATCGACCGCCACGCCTCGTGTCGTCGCTTGCCTCATGGACGCGCTCGGGGATGCGGATGCCTGGGTCCGCTACTTCGCGTGCAAGTCGCTCGGGCGGCTCGGGAACGAGGCGTCGGCCCCACGGATCGCCGCGCTGCTCGACGACGAGGCCGGGCACGTGCGGGTGGGGGCGGTCGAGGCGCTCGCGCACCTGCGGGGCGAGGTCGCCGTCACTGCGCTGCAGAAGGCCGCCGAGGAGCGGGATCCGGACGTGCAGCGCGCGGCCCTCATCGGCCTCGGCCTCACGGGGCGGCCGGAGTTGATCCCGCACCTCCTGGCCGGGCTGGCCTCGCCCGACGCCGCGACCCGGATCGTGGCCGTCTCGGCGATCGCAGGCCTGCCTTCGCCCGAGGTCCTGCCCGCGCTCGTGCGGGCGGCGGGGGACGGCGACGAGAGCGTCGCCGCGACGGCCATGGGCATCCTCGCGCAGCGGCCCGGGGTCGAGGCCACACGTGCGCTCGTCGGCCTCTACGCCGCGAACCCGGCGATGACGCGCGCCTTCACCGCGCTCTGCGCGCCCTTGCCGGGCCGGATCGAGGGCATCCTCGATGCGCTCGTGACGGCGGACGACGAGCTCTCGGCGCAGCTCGCCTCGGCGCTGGCGCGGATGCGCCGCGAGAGCGCGAACGAGGCGCTCTTGGCGGCGCTCGGCCTCCCGAACCCGGCGGCTCGCAAGGCGGCTGCGACCACGCTCGCTGCGCTCGGCACGTGGCAGGCCCACGCTGCGCTCGAACAGGCGGCGCGCGTGGATCCGGATCCCGAGGTCCGACGGGTGTGCTCCCTCGTCGTGGCGCAATGGGCCGCATGA